The genome window CCAAGGAGGAGGCAACCCTTCTCAGTAGCCAAAGTATACCCATCGCAGCCATAAACAGATAGCATCATCCTTGCTTGACTTGTACACTTCAACCCCATCACTTGAAACCCAGCGCGGCCTAATTGCCTTCTCCATTGGTCTGCCCTTTCGTGCCTCTCGATCCGATTTAAGCCCTCAAAAGCAACAATGTTTCTAATTTCGTCGGCGAAGTGCTGCCTCTCTATCTTCATCCTCTGAGGGCTATTTCGTGGGAGGCTAGCCTCGAGTGAGTCGAAAATGGCAGAATAAAAGTGAAGAGACTCGAGGAATCTCCCAAGGAAAAATGGCCCATTATGATTTGCATCTTGTTCCACCAATGTAAGAACAGTTGGACCTAATTTCTTCAAAGCTTGGAGGATTGCCTTCAGAAAGCCTCTACTCTCTTTAACATACTTATGCAAGTGCATGATGCTATTGACAAATAATGCTTCTCCTTCTCTCAAGTCCAGGTTCTCTCTAGTTAGAAGTGATGGTTTTACTGGttctgatatcatgttgaatTCTGTTGGTATGCCTAGTGAGCTAGCCTCCTCCACCAGGGCTTTCATGCCGGCTTCAAGTTCAAACACATTGTGATCTTCAACGAGTCCCGTGATTCGGAGCTTCTTAGGCGGGCCCTCCGGCCTTGATGCCAGGGTTCTTATCAAGGATGGCCACTGAAGAGTGTGTTCCATTCCCAAATCAATGATGTGCAGGTTTTCCTCCCCTTGTGCTGCTTGACATATAGCTTCATTTGCAACCATGAAGCCAAAAGCTATGTAAGGAGTTGTTTGGTTAAGGAGTTGAAAAGCTTCCAATTTCTCCTCCCTAGAGGTCAAAGAGACATCCATAGTATCATTGTTGAATGTACCATTTATATTGACATtatgaagaagagaaagccTTGACCTCAATCCCATTGCAAAGCAGGATGAGACTCTCTGCAAAGAATCACCCCAAGGACTAACTGAAGCCCAAATTTGGCTGAGCAAAGATTCTGCAAGTTTGGTGTCCCTGCAGCCCACAGCCTCAGCACAAGCCAACAACATGTGCACCAAGTGAAGCCCTTGGTCCACTCCATGGGTCACCTCTTCAACACTAGGCACCATATTAGTTTCTCCAACTCCAAAATCCTCAGCCAAGCCACCCATCTCCATGTCATCTCCTTCCATCATCATCAGAACATCTCCATACATATCATCCACCATTGAAAATGTCTCCATCCCATCTTGATCATAGTAATCAAAACCTTGTTGCTTCTCCAAGGATTGAATATCATCATCCCTACAATGATCCATATTGATGAAGCTGTCAACAAAGTCATCTACCTCTGAGGCTGGCAAGCAAGGAGGGCTTGTGGTCTCAGAGGGTGAAGAAAACTCAATCTCATTCAGTATTTCCTCCCATTCTCCTCCTTGTTCTTGCTGAACTCTTGCTGGACAAAACCTTCGAATGGCGAGA of Prunus dulcis chromosome 4, ALMONDv2, whole genome shotgun sequence contains these proteins:
- the LOC117624180 gene encoding GRAS family protein RAM1-like is translated as MEDFNGWLSFPFHESLNHDLAIRRFCPARVQQEQGGEWEEILNEIEFSSPSETTSPPCLPASEVDDFVDSFINMDHCRDDDIQSLEKQQGFDYYDQDGMETFSMVDDMYGDVLMMMEGDDMEMGGLAEDFGVGETNMVPSVEEVTHGVDQGLHLVHMLLACAEAVGCRDTKLAESLLSQIWASVSPWGDSLQRVSSCFAMGLRSRLSLLHNVNINGTFNNDTMDVSLTSREEKLEAFQLLNQTTPYIAFGFMVANEAICQAAQGEENLHIIDLGMEHTLQWPSLIRTLASRPEGPPKKLRITGLVEDHNVFELEAGMKALVEEASSLGIPTEFNMISEPVKPSLLTRENLDLREGEALFVNSIMHLHKYVKESRGFLKAILQALKKLGPTVLTLVEQDANHNGPFFLGRFLESLHFYSAIFDSLEASLPRNSPQRMKIERQHFADEIRNIVAFEGLNRIERHERADQWRRQLGRAGFQVMGLKCTSQARMMLSVYGCDGYTLATEKGCLLLGWKGRPIMLASAWHVHNASSS